Proteins found in one Mytilus edulis chromosome 2, xbMytEdul2.2, whole genome shotgun sequence genomic segment:
- the LOC139510730 gene encoding uncharacterized protein produces MGPFTNWDTGEPNCMEGTNAEPTPCPAKLSYDQNCVRLQHYSTTSWVWKTHGCYKQYAIICQTLSSSTTTSITTEAQTSIVSSTTGAQTTTVAGPTDAQTPTVASTPDTTVMETTSESTKKQLFTSFTYSVSESAATTVSSKTNPTTSPEPQELPMITTTEHETSFKPNTDYIPRFLDEGYVCPNTYKLKKIVMSWNDSRTACFNDGMDLAVISDYDVLKEVREHLRSIHFDRNRPGIWIGLKWSEVCSSFFWVNKQQLAWPDEQQLWAPEEPNCHREICENEATTHNCVRLSQKDSLEWKLRTHDCNQRHYAICQNLSSATENVLTRSALLTPNCNSTVNSVNSTTIDSPTTTYSVTTSLTTKINSTATSSSTSIESTVVETSPESTETQSQTQLTTESAKTKLSTSSTLISTMESTELPITVTTEFITINRESSFNASTENMTNGTLLNNCAKKCRCKSLSNEMNAPKENYRIDKRQTSAYIRRHSSAYDGRLSSRIIGYTGAAVICTVVLVVISFDIINMIKRNEANK; encoded by the exons ATGGGTCCGTTTACAAACTGGGACACTGGTGAACCAAACTGCATGGAAGGAACAAATGCTGAACCAACTCCCTGTCCTGCTAAATTGTCATATGATCAAAACTGTGTTCGCCTTCAGCATTATTCAACTACTAGCTGGGTGTGGAAGACGCATGGATGTTACAAACAGTATGCCATAATCTGTCAAACTT TGTCATCATCTACAACAACCTCTATTACAACTGAGGCACAAACTTCCATTGTGTCAAGCACAACTGGTGCACAAACTACAACTGTGGCAGGCCCAACTGATGCACAAACTCCAACTGTGGCAAGTACACCCGATACAACAGTTATGGAAACCACTTCGGAATCAACGAAAAAACAATTGTTCACGTCATTTACATATTCAGTATCCGAATCAGCAGCAACTACTGTATCATCTAAAACTAACCCAACAACCTCACCAGAACCGCAAGAACTACCGATGATTACCACAACCGAGCATGAAACCTCATTTAAACCAAATACAGATTATATACCA AGAtttcttgatgaag GTTATGTGTGTCCCAAtacttacaaattgaaaaaaatagttaTGTCATGGAATGATTCTAGGACTGCATGTTTCAACGACGGTATGGATTTGGCAGTGATCAGCGACTATGATGTTCTGAAAGAAGTTCGGGAACATTTAAGATCTATACATTTTGACAG AAACAGACCAGGTATATGGATAGGATTGAAATGGAGTGAAGTCTGTTCTAGTTTCTTCTGGGTAAACAAACAGCAGTTGGCTTGGCCTGATGAACAACAGCTATGGGCCCCAGAGGAACCTAATTGTCACAGGGAAATATGTGAAAATGAGGCTACTACACATAACTGTGTCCGACTTAGTCAGAAAGATTCATTAGAATGGAAATTGAGAACACATGATTGTAACCAGCGTCATTATGCCATTTGCCAGAATT TATCATCAGCTACAGAAAATGTGCTAACTAGATCTGCGTTATTGACACCAAATTGCAACTCCACAGTCAATTCTGTCAATTCTACCACGATTGATTCACCAACTACCACTTATTCGGTCACAACAAGTTTGACCACCAAAATCAATTCTACTGCAACTAGTTCATCAACTTCTATCGAATCAACTGTAGTTGAAACATCTCCAGAGTCAACAGAAACGCAATCACAAACTCAACTGACAACTGAATCAGCCAAAACCAAACTTTCAACTAGCTCTACACTTATAAGTACGATGGAATCAACCGAACTACCCATAACTGTAACCACAGAATTTATAACAATCAACAGGGAATCATCATTCAATGCAAGTACTGAAAATATGACGAATGGTACACTTTTGAACAACTGCGCTAAAAAATGTCGATGCAAATCGCTCTCTAATGAAATGAATGCCCCAAAAGAGAACTACAGAATTGACAAGCGTCAAACTAGTGCATACATCAGACGACATAGCTCTGCTTATGATGGTCGACTATCTTCTAGAATAATAGGCTACACAGGAGCAGCTGTTATTTGTACTGTTGTACTTGTTGTTATTTCATTTGACATCATCAACATGATAAAAAGGAATGAAGCAAACAAATAA